One genomic region from Sphingobacterium multivorum encodes:
- a CDS encoding DUF4270 family protein, with translation MIKDFKRRSIQFLLPLFTLAAFVGCNKDISLSLDSSRDETIGLVPIDTVSAKVSTYQLDDIPTSSTGTMLVGKNSNAVTGSMTSTAYMRLGVGTISNASIPDDAVLDSVTLVLTPNKYSYGDTTKVQKISVHRVTEEITQTQIDLTKPVDERPVFVTSAAIFSKQKFAYENTPLAQLSFRPRIQSADSLFFRFNNSISNELFTMIKNNDNRIQNSTSFQEYFKGLALVPDNGNTAVIGFKDTVFLQVHYSFLNNEGTKSVGKQYFSIDNKAYQYNHIEADRSATKFAPMTLKNPQIASQQTDGNVFLEGSTGVVAKIEFPTLLELVNNPSIAINKAELVIEVPNGATSIFDQPQSLVLMVASNNGNPISLLTSPYSTTTQQATLVRGNDFGSNGTYTFNLIEYLTKIKTTAYNNTSLYLSLPTSGLFSTGNRLILAKDNENDPKIKLNILYTKFQ, from the coding sequence ATGATTAAAGACTTTAAGAGACGTAGTATTCAATTTTTACTTCCACTTTTTACATTGGCCGCTTTCGTCGGTTGTAATAAAGACATTTCGCTCTCATTGGATAGTTCAAGAGATGAAACAATCGGTTTAGTACCAATTGATACGGTTTCCGCCAAAGTTTCGACTTATCAATTGGATGATATTCCGACTTCTTCTACTGGAACAATGCTTGTCGGAAAGAATAGCAATGCTGTTACGGGTAGCATGACGTCTACCGCTTATATGCGCTTAGGCGTGGGAACGATAAGCAATGCTTCTATACCTGATGATGCGGTTTTGGATTCGGTGACTCTGGTATTGACGCCAAACAAGTACTCTTACGGTGATACAACGAAAGTACAAAAGATATCGGTTCATCGTGTCACAGAAGAAATTACACAAACTCAGATTGATTTAACCAAGCCAGTTGATGAACGCCCTGTTTTTGTCACTTCTGCAGCGATATTCAGTAAACAAAAGTTTGCCTATGAAAATACACCATTGGCACAACTTTCCTTTAGACCGCGTATACAATCGGCAGATTCCTTATTTTTTAGATTCAACAACAGCATTAGCAATGAGCTGTTTACGATGATCAAAAATAATGATAACCGGATTCAGAATAGCACAAGTTTCCAGGAGTATTTCAAAGGATTGGCCCTTGTTCCTGATAATGGCAATACGGCAGTAATTGGATTCAAGGACACCGTATTTTTACAGGTTCATTATTCATTCCTGAATAATGAAGGTACAAAATCCGTTGGCAAACAATATTTTTCGATTGATAACAAAGCTTACCAGTATAATCACATTGAAGCGGATCGCTCTGCAACAAAGTTTGCACCGATGACCTTAAAAAATCCTCAAATTGCGAGTCAACAAACTGATGGAAATGTGTTTTTAGAAGGCTCAACTGGTGTTGTAGCAAAAATTGAGTTTCCAACGTTATTGGAATTGGTGAACAATCCATCCATTGCGATTAATAAAGCTGAGCTTGTCATTGAAGTTCCTAACGGCGCCACAAGCATTTTTGATCAGCCTCAAAGTTTGGTCTTAATGGTGGCAAGTAATAATGGGAATCCGATCAGTTTGTTAACGTCGCCTTATTCAACAACAACACAACAAGCAACGTTAGTGCGCGGGAATGATTTTGGTTCTAATGGAACTTATACCTTCAATCTGATTGAATATTTGACAAAAATTAAAACAACAGCATACAATAATACTTCATTATATCTATCTTTACCAACATCGGGTTTGTTTTCAACAGGAAATAGATTAATATTGGCAAAAGATAATGAGAATGATCCGAAAATTAAATTAAACATCCTTTATACTAAATTTCAATAA
- a CDS encoding sensor histidine kinase: MGRRFKLLISLIVLIGAGITVVLGFWLYGSYTNRRDLFLSTAERSLFNAVQEAYQARNGDRKLDGPEADRNRLLQDVKRELLGLLPATELDKALQRVSAERPKNERFDREIHSRREKMFPKDREGQGAIIPPFLFRDFEMNKANLDLIERKFKESLNNKSIAVPFEMAIVTIPHDQIKDVRRKYREANLAWTRPMMVNPIKNEFLVIKFQEDWKYLLYSLSWQLLISLLLIGLLLGTFFYLMKTILNQNKMAELRKNFVDNMTHELKTPVSTVMAAIEAIQLYGVQDDREKMNRYLNISRKELEHLSNMIEKVLQMDIDATRGIVLQRSDFDLVAMVKGAIEVAQLNKAKQVDFKLIAVPSEIRINGDEAHLKNVINNLLENAMKYAGQHVYIEVEVKEMKENVHIRITDNGNGISAEYHNQIFDMFFRVPSGNLHDVKGFGLGLAYVKQVVKRHEGKITVDSELEKGSTFNIRLPYK, from the coding sequence ATGGGTAGAAGATTTAAATTACTGATCAGTTTGATCGTTTTAATAGGGGCAGGAATTACTGTAGTGCTAGGCTTTTGGCTTTATGGAAGTTATACCAATCGTCGCGACCTGTTCCTTTCTACCGCAGAGCGTTCACTCTTCAATGCTGTTCAGGAGGCATACCAAGCGCGCAATGGTGATCGGAAGTTAGATGGCCCCGAGGCTGATCGGAATCGCCTCCTCCAAGATGTAAAACGAGAGCTTCTGGGCTTATTGCCAGCTACTGAACTCGATAAGGCTTTACAACGTGTAAGCGCCGAACGACCTAAAAACGAGCGATTTGATCGCGAGATCCACAGTAGGCGGGAGAAAATGTTTCCCAAAGACCGGGAAGGGCAAGGCGCAATTATCCCGCCCTTTCTGTTCCGGGACTTTGAGATGAACAAAGCTAATCTGGATTTGATCGAAAGGAAGTTTAAAGAATCCCTGAACAATAAGAGCATAGCAGTACCATTTGAAATGGCTATTGTCACGATTCCACACGATCAAATCAAAGATGTACGACGCAAATACCGCGAAGCAAATCTTGCTTGGACGAGACCCATGATGGTTAATCCCATAAAAAATGAATTTCTTGTTATCAAGTTTCAGGAGGATTGGAAGTATTTGCTGTATAGCTTAAGTTGGCAGCTGTTGATCTCACTGCTTTTGATTGGACTGCTGCTTGGGACATTCTTCTATTTGATGAAAACCATTCTCAACCAAAATAAGATGGCCGAGCTGCGTAAGAACTTTGTCGATAACATGACGCATGAACTAAAAACACCGGTTTCCACTGTGATGGCAGCTATAGAAGCGATACAGTTGTATGGTGTACAGGATGACCGAGAAAAGATGAATCGTTATCTGAATATCTCCAGAAAAGAACTGGAGCATCTGTCCAATATGATTGAAAAAGTGCTTCAGATGGATATTGATGCAACGAGAGGGATTGTGCTGCAGCGTTCTGATTTTGATCTTGTCGCGATGGTGAAAGGAGCCATTGAAGTTGCGCAGCTGAATAAGGCCAAGCAAGTGGACTTTAAGCTCATTGCCGTTCCAAGTGAGATAAGGATTAATGGCGATGAAGCCCACTTAAAAAATGTGATCAATAATTTACTGGAAAACGCGATGAAATATGCTGGACAGCACGTTTATATTGAGGTAGAAGTGAAGGAAATGAAAGAAAATGTCCATATTCGTATTACAGATAATGGTAACGGAATATCCGCAGAATACCATAATCAAATCTTTGATATGTTCTTTCGGGTTCCTTCCGGTAATCTGCACGATGTGAAGGGTTTTGGCTTGGGGCTTGCTTATGTCAAGCAGGTTGTAAAAAGGCACGAGGGCAAGATCACAGTGGACAGTGAGCTGGAAAAAGGGAGTACCTTTAATATCCGATTACCTTACAAATAA
- a CDS encoding response regulator transcription factor: protein MIEILYVEDEPSLGMIVADSLEANGFHVTHCSNGHEAMEAFTAARPDILVVDVMMPVMDGFTLATKIRESDTQVPIIFLTAKVQTEDVVRGFRLGGDDYVKKPFKIEELVVRIESLLKNSPKMLFGQKLMIGDYSLDSLKHQLTYQGEVLKLSFRESELLRKLYEQKDKVIPREDIMRAYWSHDKYFTGRSLDVFISRIRKYLSQDNRIKITNVRGVGYMLTVD, encoded by the coding sequence ATGATTGAAATTTTATATGTAGAAGATGAGCCAAGTCTCGGAATGATTGTTGCCGATAGCTTAGAAGCCAATGGGTTTCATGTTACCCATTGTAGTAATGGTCACGAAGCCATGGAAGCATTTACAGCCGCACGGCCAGATATTTTGGTGGTCGATGTCATGATGCCCGTGATGGACGGCTTTACATTGGCAACAAAAATACGCGAGTCCGATACGCAGGTACCCATTATCTTCTTGACAGCCAAAGTGCAGACGGAGGATGTGGTGCGGGGATTTCGTTTGGGCGGAGACGATTACGTCAAAAAACCATTTAAGATCGAAGAATTGGTTGTGCGGATAGAATCCTTATTAAAAAACAGCCCCAAAATGTTATTCGGCCAAAAGCTGATGATTGGAGACTATAGTCTCGATAGTTTAAAACATCAATTGACCTATCAAGGTGAGGTGCTTAAGCTGTCTTTCCGTGAAAGTGAACTGCTGCGGAAGTTATACGAACAAAAAGATAAGGTCATTCCACGCGAGGATATCATGCGTGCCTATTGGAGCCATGATAAGTATTTTACAGGACGAAGCTTGGATGTATTTATCAGCCGGATACGAAAGTATCTCAGCCAAGATAACCGAATCAAGATAACCAATGTCAGAGGGGTAGGGTACATGCTTACTGTGGATTGA